Genomic window (Spiroplasma sabaudiense Ar-1343):
GATTTTTAACAAAACCTTAATAGCAAATGATAAAATCGACTTTAGAGTAAAAAAAGGTGAGATTCACGCCCTTGTTGGTGAGAATGGAGCTGGTAAATCAACTTTAATGTCGATTTTATTTGGTTTATACGAACCAACACAAGGTGAGATAAAAATTAACGGTAAGATGGAGTCAATTTCGTCGCCAGTGAAGGCAAACCAACTTGGAATTGGAATGGTTCACCAACACTTTAAATTAGTTGACATTTATCCTGTATGAATGAATATCGCACTAGGTGATGAGATTACTAAAGCAAAACTATTTTTAGATAAAAATAAAATTAAAGCTAAAATTACTGAAATAATGGAAAAATATCATCTTGAAGTAGATTTGGATGCAAAAATCGAAGATATTACAGTTGGGATGCAACAACGTACTGAGATTTTAAAAATTCTCTATCGTAGTGCTGACATTCTGGTTTTTGATGAGCCAACAGCTGTTCTAACTCCAATTGAAATTAAAGGACTTTTGGATGTAATGAGAAAATTGCAAAAAGACGGTAAAACTATAATTTTTATTACTCATAAAATGTCAGAAATTCAGGCGGTTGCCAATTCAGCAACAGTAATTAGAAGAGGGAAAAAAATTGAAACTTTTGACATGAGCAAAACAACAATTGAAAAACTAGCCGAAGCAATGGTGGGAAGAAAATTGGTTGAAGTTAAAAATAACTACACCCCTTGTCAAGATAAAGTGGTACTAAAAATTGAAAATTTAACGATGAAAAAATTAAGTAACCACAAAGTAATTGGTTTGGAAAATTTCAGTTTAGATATTCATGCTGGTGAAATTGTTGCGATTGCCGGTGTTGAAGGAAACGGTCAACAAGAGTTGGTTGGAGCAATTTCGGGACTTGAAAAAGTAAGTCAGGGAACACTATTTTTAAATAATGAAGATATTACAAAAGCTTCGATCAAAAAACGTTACCAAAAATATAAAATTAATCACATTCCTGAGGACCGTCACAAACACGGTTTGGTTTTAGAAAATGATATTATTCAAAATATGGTTCTTCAAAATATTGACGACCCTGAGTTTAGCAGATTTGGAATCATGAAAAAAAATGCGATCCAAAGTTATGCTCAAAAAATAATTGCCAAATTTGACGTTAGAGGATCGCAAAATGGTTTTGCAATCTCGCGTCAACTTTCGGGAGGAAACCAACAAAAGGCCATTGTTGGTCGCGAGCTATCCAGAGATCACAATTTAATAATTATTTTTCAACCCACAAGAGGATTAGATGTAGGTTCTATTGAGTTCATTCATAACGAAATCCTAAAAGAAAAAGAAAAAGGTAAAGCGGTTTTGCTTGTAAGTTACGAGCTAAGCGAGGTAATGGCCCTTGCTGATCGAATTGTAATTCTAAATGGGGGTAAAAAAATTGGTGAGGTTCCAGGTAAAGGAGCCAAGCGAGAAGAAATTGGATTAATGATGACAGGGAAAGGAGCTACTTAAAATGGATTTTAAAATTGATAGCTGGCTAATGCGAGAAAAACTAAAAATTTCGCTAAAGTCAGATAAAACAAAAACCAAACTAAAGTACATTAAGGCTTCTGCCCTTGCTTTAACTTTTGGTATCGTTCTTGGAATTATTATCATTTTTGCAAATGGTTATAACGGAATCGGTTACTTTTTTGAGTTATTCAAAGTTTCTTTTAACACAATCAAATTTGGAAATGGGCAATCTGATTTCGACCGAATGATGAGTCACTTTTCATCTTATATCATTTTGGCATTAGGATTAGCCATGGCATTTAAACTAGGACTATTTAATATTGGTGGTTCTGGGCAAGCTGTTTTGGGTGCTGGTCTTTCAATCATCCTTGTAGCTGAAATGGAAAAATCAACTGGAATTTCTTTTGCCACAGTTGGGGGAAGTTATATTGTAGTAATTTTCCTAATCTTTGTATTATCTGCGGCGACAGTGTCTGCTCTTGCTGGAGTTTTAAAAGTATTTTTCAACATTCATGAAGTTGTAACAACTGTTATGATGAACTGAACAATATGATACTTTATTCGCTGAATCATCATGAGAAATTCAGAAGATTATATTAGTACAAATCAAGAAACCAAAGCTTTTGATCACAATTGAATAAGCATTGGGGGTAACCAATGAATTCTTGGGATAATCCTAGCGATTGTTTGTGTTGGAATAGTATTCTTTGTTTTAACATTTACAACTTTTGGTTATAAATACAACGTTGTAGGAAAGCAACATGAAGCGGCTAAATATGCTGGTATTAATAACAAATCTTTTGTTATTGTAGCAACAGCTATTTCAGGGGCTTTGATCGGAATCGCTGCTTTTATCTATTACATTTCAATCGAGAAAAAAATTGGTTATGCAACTAACACGCTTCCCACATTTGGTTTTGATGGAATATCCATTGCACTTGTGGCCTTTAATAATATTTTTGGAATAATTCCAATTTCATTCTTATGGGCTGTGATTAAGAGTTCTGCAACAGCAGCAACGGGGAATCCATTATATAATGGACTTTCAAATGAGGCAGCATCACTGATGTTTGGAGCTGTAATTTATGGGGCAGCCATTTACTCAGTCTTCTACCGCTTTGTACCGATTCAAAAAATTAAGTTTAGAATATATCAAGCAATGGATTTCAAAACTAAGATCGAGTACAAAAAAAACCTTGCAACAATCAAGGATTATAAACAAGAAATTAACAGTATTAAAAATGAACGTAACGCAGCTTTAAAATTAGTACCTAAAGTTGAAAAAAAATTAGAAAAAAATCAAAATGATATCAGCTACTTATTAACTCCAAAAGAAATTGCCGCAGCACCATTTAATGATCGTATAAGTATCATTAAAAGCAAAATCAATTCTCTAAAAGTTTTAAACAAAATTATTTGAGAAGAAGGATATCAAATTTACTTAAATAATGGACTACGCGGCATAAAAACTTGAAAACAAAAAAATGACAATTTAATCTTAGGGACAACATTAGACGAGTTAACTGAATTTGTAATTGAAAGAAACCATAAGGTTTTGCAAAGCAAGAAAACCTTTAAACAATTTTTAAAACATTCAGAACAAATGAATGATTCAAAACTTGATGATGCTATTTTAAAACAAAACGCCAAACAAAAACATGGGGTTGAAAATGCAGAACAAGAATTGTTGGATAAGACAATTGCCATTAACACCGACTTTAAAGAATCGCTTATGGATTATAAATTACGTCGCGATTTAGAAATTAAAAATGCTAAGCAAGAAGCTGCAGTTGCGGGGGAAAAATCAGTTATCGCCTACAACAAAGTTATTAAAGTCAATAATGAAAATTATAAATTAATGTTAGAATCGGTAAAAAAAGAGTATGAAGTAATTGAAGAAAATTTGAAAAGCCAATTGCAAGAATTAAAAAGTATTTATCAAAAAGATTTAGAAATTGCAAAAGGTGACAATCAAAAAATTAAAGATCTCAAAGATAACTATGAAAAAAATCTTATGAACTTAAAAGCCCAAAGCTTTGAGAAAAAAATGGAGGTGAAATATTAATGATTACAGTAATGTTCGCCTTCATTTCTGGAGTTTTTGCCATCTTTCTAATCGCAGCAATTTCAGGAACACTTTCAGAGAGAGCTGGAGTTGTCAATATTTCGATTGAAGGTTTTATGACAATGGGTGCTCTATCATTTGCAATCGTTGGAAGTTTTATGAATGAAGATGGTCAAAATAATTGATCTCAAATTATTGCTTTGCCAGCAGCAATGGCAGTTTCAGGACTGTTTGCGCTACTTCACGGGTACGCTTCAATTAGATTGAAATCAAATCAAGTGGTAGTTGGAACCGCAATAAATATTTTAGCGCAAGGAATTGCTTTATATTTGGCCACTTCAGGAATCTTGGGATCAGATGGTACTAGAATTCCAACAAACTATTCACCTGTTCGATTTGATGGTAATGCTGGGATTCTAAACTTGTATCTAGTAATCGCCATCGTTGTTGTAATTGCTGTGGGGGTATTCTTCACCTTTACTAAAACTGGTAAACGTTATGCAGCTGTTGGTGAAAATCCTAATGCTGTTGATGCAGCTGGAATTAACATAATTAAATACCGCTACTTTGCAATTGTTTTATCAGGGATGTTAGCTGGATTAGCGGGAGCAATGTTCGTTGTTGTAAAAACTTCAGGAACGTTCCGTGGTTCAACTGATGGTTGAGGATTCTTGGCCTTGGCAATCATGATCGTTGGGCAATGAAGAATGAAATTTATTGCCCCGGCCGCATTATTATTTTCAGTAATGTTTGGTCTTGGAGAATGATTATGAGCAATCAATGGAGTACCACTATTTATAAGTCAAAATGCAGATTTATTAAAAGTATTTCCATTTCTTGGTTCGCTACTTGTTATGGTGTTATTTAGTAAATGGTCGAAAGCTCCAAAAGCTTCAGGAATCCCATTCGATAAGGCTAAACGTTAATAGCGAAAATATTCTTACCTTAAAAAG
Coding sequences:
- a CDS encoding ABC transporter ATP-binding protein, translated to MKNEVQYAVEMDSITMIFNKTLIANDKIDFRVKKGEIHALVGENGAGKSTLMSILFGLYEPTQGEIKINGKMESISSPVKANQLGIGMVHQHFKLVDIYPVWMNIALGDEITKAKLFLDKNKIKAKITEIMEKYHLEVDLDAKIEDITVGMQQRTEILKILYRSADILVFDEPTAVLTPIEIKGLLDVMRKLQKDGKTIIFITHKMSEIQAVANSATVIRRGKKIETFDMSKTTIEKLAEAMVGRKLVEVKNNYTPCQDKVVLKIENLTMKKLSNHKVIGLENFSLDIHAGEIVAIAGVEGNGQQELVGAISGLEKVSQGTLFLNNEDITKASIKKRYQKYKINHIPEDRHKHGLVLENDIIQNMVLQNIDDPEFSRFGIMKKNAIQSYAQKIIAKFDVRGSQNGFAISRQLSGGNQQKAIVGRELSRDHNLIIIFQPTRGLDVGSIEFIHNEILKEKEKGKAVLLVSYELSEVMALADRIVILNGGKKIGEVPGKGAKREEIGLMMTGKGAT
- a CDS encoding ABC transporter permease, with the protein product MITVMFAFISGVFAIFLIAAISGTLSERAGVVNISIEGFMTMGALSFAIVGSFMNEDGQNNWSQIIALPAAMAVSGLFALLHGYASIRLKSNQVVVGTAINILAQGIALYLATSGILGSDGTRIPTNYSPVRFDGNAGILNLYLVIAIVVVIAVGVFFTFTKTGKRYAAVGENPNAVDAAGINIIKYRYFAIVLSGMLAGLAGAMFVVVKTSGTFRGSTDGWGFLALAIMIVGQWRMKFIAPAALLFSVMFGLGEWLWAINGVPLFISQNADLLKVFPFLGSLLVMVLFSKWSKAPKASGIPFDKAKR
- a CDS encoding ABC transporter permease subunit gives rise to the protein MDFKIDSWLMREKLKISLKSDKTKTKLKYIKASALALTFGIVLGIIIIFANGYNGIGYFFELFKVSFNTIKFGNGQSDFDRMMSHFSSYIILALGLAMAFKLGLFNIGGSGQAVLGAGLSIILVAEMEKSTGISFATVGGSYIVVIFLIFVLSAATVSALAGVLKVFFNIHEVVTTVMMNWTIWYFIRWIIMRNSEDYISTNQETKAFDHNWISIGGNQWILGIILAIVCVGIVFFVLTFTTFGYKYNVVGKQHEAAKYAGINNKSFVIVATAISGALIGIAAFIYYISIEKKIGYATNTLPTFGFDGISIALVAFNNIFGIIPISFLWAVIKSSATAATGNPLYNGLSNEAASLMFGAVIYGAAIYSVFYRFVPIQKIKFRIYQAMDFKTKIEYKKNLATIKDYKQEINSIKNERNAALKLVPKVEKKLEKNQNDISYLLTPKEIAAAPFNDRISIIKSKINSLKVLNKIIWEEGYQIYLNNGLRGIKTWKQKNDNLILGTTLDELTEFVIERNHKVLQSKKTFKQFLKHSEQMNDSKLDDAILKQNAKQKHGVENAEQELLDKTIAINTDFKESLMDYKLRRDLEIKNAKQEAAVAGEKSVIAYNKVIKVNNENYKLMLESVKKEYEVIEENLKSQLQELKSIYQKDLEIAKGDNQKIKDLKDNYEKNLMNLKAQSFEKKMEVKY